A part of Candidatus Electrothrix aestuarii genomic DNA contains:
- a CDS encoding CRISPR-associated endonuclease Cas3'' encodes MKHIHIAHRRTTDQTEQTVAGHLLEVAAISGRLAGKINASEAGRLLGLLHDVGKYSKAFQDYIKSATGMLNPDRDDRDNEYIDSQALKGKIDHSTAGAQWIWQRFNDYGPQGKLVGQMLAVCLASHHGGLLDCLKVNGKNGFQKRITKEDVKTNLQECLQVADNEVMKQLEGLSGKEFLENFWADLVRIVAPEKKDSPVIQQFRLGLFTRFLFSCLIDADRINSADFEDPSKAKARSNEPVDWHVAIERMEAKNASFQIRNDIDTVRRKISDQCRQRAEDEQGIYTLTVPTGGGKTFSSMRYALHHAKKHNVDHIIYIIPFTSIIEQNAEEIRKVLEQEGDEFPWVLEHHSGLEPEELDWRTKLITENWDAPIIFTTMVQFLEVLFGGGTRGARRMHTLANSVLIFDEIQSLPVNCVHLFCNSLQFLVDHAGSTAVLCTATQPLLNDLRNPDKGQLDIPAGHELVDNMTEVFEQLKRVEINNLVRTPGCSEEEIAELALEELEEKGSCLIVVNTQ; translated from the coding sequence ATGAAGCACATCCATATAGCCCACCGTAGAACTACTGATCAAACCGAACAGACTGTTGCTGGACATCTGCTCGAAGTTGCTGCAATCAGCGGAAGACTTGCTGGAAAAATAAATGCGTCGGAAGCAGGCCGTCTGCTTGGTTTGCTCCATGATGTAGGCAAATACAGCAAAGCCTTTCAGGACTATATCAAATCGGCAACCGGTATGCTCAACCCGGATAGAGACGATAGAGACAACGAATATATTGATTCCCAGGCATTGAAGGGAAAAATTGATCACTCCACTGCCGGAGCGCAATGGATCTGGCAGCGTTTCAACGACTACGGACCGCAGGGAAAACTGGTAGGCCAGATGCTTGCGGTGTGTCTTGCTTCCCATCACGGCGGTTTGCTGGACTGCCTGAAAGTTAACGGGAAAAACGGCTTTCAAAAAAGAATCACCAAAGAGGATGTCAAAACCAATTTACAGGAATGTCTTCAGGTGGCTGACAATGAAGTCATGAAGCAGCTTGAAGGACTTTCCGGCAAAGAGTTTCTTGAAAATTTCTGGGCAGATTTGGTTAGGATTGTTGCACCGGAAAAGAAAGATTCACCCGTCATTCAACAATTTCGACTCGGCCTGTTCACCAGATTTCTCTTCAGTTGTCTAATTGATGCAGATCGGATCAACAGCGCGGATTTTGAAGACCCATCCAAAGCAAAAGCCCGATCAAATGAACCCGTGGATTGGCATGTTGCCATTGAGCGAATGGAAGCAAAAAATGCAAGCTTCCAGATTCGCAATGACATTGATACCGTCCGTCGGAAAATCTCAGACCAATGCCGACAACGAGCTGAAGACGAGCAGGGAATCTATACACTCACCGTGCCCACTGGCGGCGGCAAGACTTTTTCCAGTATGCGTTATGCTCTGCATCATGCGAAAAAGCACAACGTGGATCATATTATTTACATCATCCCCTTTACCTCTATCATTGAGCAGAATGCGGAGGAAATCCGAAAGGTTCTTGAGCAGGAAGGCGATGAATTCCCGTGGGTGCTGGAGCATCATTCCGGCCTGGAGCCGGAAGAACTGGACTGGCGGACAAAACTTATCACAGAGAACTGGGATGCCCCGATTATTTTCACGACTATGGTGCAATTCCTGGAAGTGCTGTTCGGTGGAGGAACCCGTGGTGCCCGTCGGATGCACACCCTCGCCAACTCCGTTTTAATTTTTGATGAAATCCAGAGCCTGCCGGTCAACTGCGTCCATCTTTTCTGCAACTCCCTGCAATTCCTGGTGGATCATGCCGGAAGCACAGCAGTGCTTTGCACAGCCACCCAACCGTTGCTGAATGATCTCAGAAATCCCGACAAGGGGCAGCTTGATATACCGGCGGGGCATGAACTGGTGGACAACATGACCGAGGTCTTTGAGCAGCTCAAACGGGTGGAGATAAACAATCTGGTGCGGACTCCGGGATGCTCGGAAGAAGAGATCGCCGAACTTGCCCTGGAAGAGCTGGAGGAAAAAGGCAGTTGCCTGATTGTGGTGAACACCCAGTAA
- a CDS encoding diacylglycerol kinase family protein: MKFGALYFLGGILSIFSAYLLWPSLYSVFFLWMASSLLCVSFAYFTNTPGIFRKKSNGRIPFCIKLGFIPFLIIIHSYNKLARDFDKVPSIQRISDELFIGDRVTPSDAPILIEKKIQAVLDVTAEFESLNWAATLESISYLNIPVLDHAIPSEEELLRAMIWIKNQQVYNGPVLVNCALGRGRSALVIAAFLLNQSRKNDITDVLAHLKTLRKTIRLNKRQRKLLMKVVEHEHFSALPKAWIIANPVSGGGKWPEDKEQIIEELSSHFVLTIKETSEAKSATSLAEEALADAPGTIIACGGDGTVSEVAATVVNTDVKLGIIPMGTTNALCHVLMGIKVKFLPIEVACSYITAGHTRVIDTAKCNGRLVLLLVGLGFEQKMIEAAGREEKNEYGQFAYLMGLWQAVQQNHLLKMTISLDGGEPFTLETNSLVVANAAPLTTVLAQGKGNPDFLDGLLDITWIDPERGSGIMGLLELSIAGMLNVNPGTSVNHMHAQQVQISVEPPSNYVIDGEVYPPEDLDISILPKSLSVYC; the protein is encoded by the coding sequence ATGAAATTTGGTGCTCTTTATTTTTTGGGTGGGATTCTCTCGATTTTCTCCGCTTATTTGCTCTGGCCAAGCCTGTACTCCGTGTTTTTCCTCTGGATGGCTTCGTCTCTGCTCTGTGTCAGTTTTGCCTATTTCACCAATACCCCTGGAATATTCAGGAAAAAGAGCAACGGCAGGATTCCTTTTTGTATTAAGCTGGGCTTCATTCCCTTTCTCATCATAATTCATAGCTATAATAAACTCGCGCGTGATTTTGATAAGGTGCCGTCGATTCAGCGCATCAGCGATGAGCTGTTCATAGGTGACAGGGTCACGCCAAGCGATGCCCCCATTCTCATAGAGAAAAAAATCCAGGCAGTGCTTGATGTGACGGCTGAGTTTGAGTCGCTGAACTGGGCCGCCACTCTTGAAAGTATCTCCTATCTCAATATTCCTGTTCTTGATCATGCTATCCCCAGTGAGGAAGAGCTGCTTAGGGCCATGATCTGGATCAAAAATCAGCAGGTCTATAACGGGCCGGTACTGGTCAACTGCGCACTTGGTCGCGGGCGCTCTGCCTTGGTGATTGCTGCCTTTCTTCTCAATCAAAGCAGAAAGAACGATATAACAGATGTCCTTGCCCATTTAAAGACCTTGAGAAAGACCATACGGCTTAATAAGCGCCAGCGAAAATTGCTGATGAAAGTTGTCGAGCACGAGCACTTTTCAGCCTTACCCAAGGCCTGGATTATCGCCAATCCTGTTTCCGGCGGAGGCAAATGGCCCGAAGACAAGGAGCAGATAATTGAAGAACTCTCCTCCCATTTTGTGCTGACCATCAAAGAAACCTCTGAGGCCAAATCCGCTACAAGCCTTGCTGAAGAAGCGCTTGCAGATGCTCCGGGTACCATCATTGCCTGCGGCGGCGATGGCACGGTCTCCGAGGTTGCTGCAACCGTGGTCAATACTGACGTCAAACTCGGTATCATCCCGATGGGGACGACTAATGCGCTCTGCCATGTGCTTATGGGGATAAAGGTCAAGTTTCTTCCTATTGAGGTGGCCTGTTCCTATATCACGGCAGGGCATACACGGGTGATTGATACGGCAAAATGTAATGGCCGCTTGGTGCTTTTGCTTGTCGGCTTGGGATTTGAGCAGAAAATGATCGAGGCGGCCGGGCGCGAGGAGAAAAATGAGTACGGACAATTTGCCTATCTTATGGGGCTGTGGCAGGCGGTGCAGCAGAACCATCTTCTGAAAATGACTATCAGCCTTGATGGAGGGGAACCGTTTACCCTGGAGACCAATAGCTTGGTTGTAGCAAATGCAGCCCCTCTGACAACGGTCCTTGCCCAGGGCAAGGGAAATCCTGATTTCCTTGATGGACTTCTTGATATAACATGGATAGATCCAGAGAGGGGAAGCGGTATTATGGGCCTCTTGGAGCTCTCAATCGCTGGAATGCTGAATGTTAATCCTGGTACCTCGGTTAACCATATGCATGCTCAGCAGGTTCAGATATCAGTTGAGCCACCGAGTAATTATGTTATAGACGGTGAGGTTTATCCACCGGAAGACCTGGATATCTCTATTCTTCCCAAGTCGCTTTCAGTTTATTGTTAG
- a CDS encoding type II toxin-antitoxin system antitoxin SocA domain-containing protein — translation MSEAPQIQAVHALQLAQFIIAAYPDKGITPMKLQKLAYYAKSWTLVAQHPFIQADFEKWTYGPVNASIYNAYKKHGADIIPPGTKPTGISQEQEQLLTFILDNYVDYSAFTLSAMTHNEAPWLNAEESAVITDTAILNYYSNQPFAKNFLKLQNAAQQPFHVLKSNSWHSFTLDMDKEEAETFATYPTAEDYQHQSQKAKHDFQNLLREIDELL, via the coding sequence ATGTCAGAAGCCCCTCAGATACAAGCGGTGCATGCTCTTCAGCTTGCCCAGTTTATCATTGCCGCTTATCCAGATAAAGGCATCACGCCGATGAAGCTGCAAAAGCTCGCCTATTACGCCAAGTCATGGACCTTGGTGGCACAGCACCCCTTTATCCAGGCCGATTTTGAAAAATGGACCTATGGCCCGGTGAATGCTTCCATCTATAATGCCTATAAAAAACATGGGGCTGATATCATACCTCCAGGAACAAAACCAACAGGTATCAGCCAAGAACAGGAACAACTCCTCACCTTTATTCTCGACAATTATGTGGACTACTCCGCCTTCACCCTCAGCGCCATGACCCATAATGAGGCGCCCTGGCTCAACGCGGAGGAAAGTGCAGTTATCACGGACACAGCGATCCTGAACTATTACTCCAATCAACCCTTTGCCAAAAATTTCCTCAAACTCCAGAACGCAGCGCAGCAGCCTTTTCATGTCCTGAAATCAAATTCCTGGCATTCCTTTACCCTGGATATGGACAAAGAAGAAGCTGAGACCTTTGCCACATACCCCACCGCAGAAGACTACCAACATCAAAGCCAAAAGGCCAAGCACGATTTTCAAAATCTGCTGCGGGAAATCGACGAACTCCTGTAA
- a CDS encoding Fic family protein: MHHRSDSHDRAHFRELLHDFPAPSPPVLDIALRTVHARFDKLNTESFILKLRQRPAEEYHKILIHLPCILHRYLFEGIFANAGAYRKALDPKNGLVFFGPRQQFQGTSPGGINAEVQQAISHLIPRTDEPVYQAVKFYQQFVQTHPFYDANGRIGRFLLEIYLNLHGIGMQWKRLYANEKWIKKLNDCHRRRESPEYERYLSYLVSHWDKCTFCEDICY; encoded by the coding sequence GTGCATCACCGAAGCGACTCCCACGATCGGGCCCATTTCAGGGAACTCCTGCATGACTTCCCTGCCCCCAGCCCACCCGTGCTTGATATCGCTTTGCGAACAGTGCATGCCCGCTTTGATAAACTCAACACAGAAAGCTTCATTCTCAAACTCAGGCAACGCCCAGCAGAAGAATACCACAAAATCCTGATCCACCTGCCCTGTATTCTTCACCGCTACCTCTTTGAGGGTATCTTTGCCAATGCAGGAGCCTATCGAAAGGCCCTGGACCCGAAGAACGGCCTTGTCTTCTTCGGACCAAGGCAACAATTCCAGGGAACCTCACCGGGAGGAATCAACGCGGAGGTGCAACAGGCCATCTCGCATCTCATTCCCCGCACAGATGAACCCGTCTATCAGGCTGTCAAATTTTATCAGCAATTTGTCCAGACCCACCCTTTTTACGATGCCAATGGCCGGATAGGTCGTTTCCTCCTTGAGATCTACCTCAACCTGCACGGTATCGGGATGCAGTGGAAAAGGCTTTATGCCAATGAAAAATGGATAAAAAAACTCAACGACTGCCACAGACGAAGAGAGTCTCCTGAGTACGAGAGATATCTCAGCTACTTGGTTTCCCACTGGGATAAATGTACCTTTTGCGAGGATATCTGTTACTAG